From the genome of Populus trichocarpa isolate Nisqually-1 chromosome 15, P.trichocarpa_v4.1, whole genome shotgun sequence, one region includes:
- the LOC7474874 gene encoding alpha-mannosidase I MNS5, whose amino-acid sequence MLACRFRTWVLLLLVIFPSLFDPSFSHFDSAKKKQMREKVRKMFYHAYENYMTHAFPHDELKPLSRSFTDSLSELGNLKLEHLPQNYNGTALTLIESLSSLVILGNYTEFERAVLWLSENLTFDVDARVNLFECNIRVLGGLVSAHILATDSTNRLVQGSYKNQLLVLAEDLGRRFLPAFDTPTGLPYAWINLKYGVMKNETTETSTSGCGSLILEMGALSRLTGDPRYESAALRALRKLWSMRSSLNLLGTTLDVETGEWIEHSSGIGAGVDSFYEYLFKAHILFGKEDFWRMFHSAYLAVQKYFRHGPWYHEADMRTGKATYWQLTSLQAFWPGLQVLVGDIAAANSSHREFVHVWKKFGVLPERYLLDHQMLHPTEKYYPLRPELAESTFYLYQATKDPWYIEVGETIVNSLNSYTKVEGGFASIRDVTTMQTEDHMHSFFLAETCKYLYLLFDDSFLVDRNYIFTTEGHPLPVLSAWHERLPEIYIPSNWTYVKNERQTKRSSAMSLQVCPALSLNAGHGEQQVESACHVPDDQSDHKCFSDEECGVDSTSCRRRSCSMAGYCGLWLVA is encoded by the exons ATGTTGGCTTGCAGATTTCGGACATGGGTTTTGTTGCTTCTTGTGAtctttcctagtttatttgacCCTTCATTCTCCCACTTCGATTCAGCTAAGAAAAAGCAAATGCGAGAGAAAGTTCGAAAGAT GTTCTACCATGCATATGAAAACTACATGACACACGCATTTCCG CATGATGAGCTCAAGCCTCTTAGCAGAAGTTTCACTGACTCACTCAGTGAGCTTGGAAATTTGAAG CTTGAGCACTTACCACAAAACTATAATGGGACTGCCCTTACACTCATTGAATCATTATCTAG CCTTGTTATTTTGGGTAACTACACTGAGTTTGAAAGGGCAGTTCTCTGGCTTTCTGAAAATCTAACATTTGATGTTGATGCAAGAGTAAACCTTTTTGAG TGCAACATAAGAGTCCTTGGAGGACTTGTTTCTGCTCATATTCTTGCAACTGACTCTACAAACAGGTTGGTTCAAGGATCTTACAAAAATCAGCTACTTGTTCTGGCTGAAGATTTAGGACGACGCTTCCTACCTGCATTTGATACTCCTACTGGATTGCCATATGCCTGGATTAACTTGAAG TATGGAGTCATGAAGAATGAGACTACTGAAACAAGCACTTCAGGATGTG GTTCTCTTATTCTTGAAATGGGAGCCTTGTCACGATTAACTGGTGATCCTAGATATGAGTCTGCAGCCTTGCGTGCTCTACGAAAGTTATGGAGTATGCGTAGTTCTCTAAATTTGTTAGGAACGACACTGGATGTGGAAACTGGGGAATGGATTGAACATTCATCTGGGATCGGTGCTG GAGTTGATTCATTCTATGAGTATCTATTCAAGGCTCACATTCTTTTCGGGAAGGAGGACTTCTGGAGAATGTTTCATTCTGCTTATCTTGCAGTACAGAAATATTTCAGACATGGCCCATG GTACCATGAAGCTGATATGAGGACTGGAAAAGCAACATATTGGCAACTGACAAGCCTTCAAGCATTCTGGCCTGGCCTACAG GTTCTTGTTGGGGATATTGCAGCTGCCAACTCATCACACCGTGAATTTGTTCATGTGTGGAAGAAGTTTGGGGTGTTACCAGAAAG GTATTTGCTGGACCATCAAATGTTACACCCTACAGAAAAGTACTATCCACTGCGCCCTGAATTAGCAGAGTCAACATTCTACCTGTATCAAGCAACTAAAG ATCCATGGTACATAGAAGTGGGTGAAACAATTGTTAATTCTCTTAATTCATACACCAAAGTGGAAGGAGGATTTGCAAGCATTAGAGATGTCACAACCATGCAAACAGAAGATCATATGCATAGCTTCTTCCTTGCTGAAAC GTGCAAGTATTTATATCTTCTCTTTGATGATTCATTTTTGGTTGATCGGAATTATATATTCACTACTGAGGGTCACCCTTTGCCTGTGCTAAGTGCTTGGCACGAGAGACTGCCAGAGATATACATCCCATCAAACTGGACTTATGTCAAG AATGAAAGGCAAACAAAACGATCAAGTGCAATGTCTCTGCAAGTCTGTCCTGCATTGAGTTTGAATGCAGGACATGGTGAACAACAGGTTGAGAGCGCTTGCCATGTCCCTGATGATCAAAGTGATCACAAGTGTTTCAGTGATGAAGAGTGTGGAGTTGACTCGACTAGCTGTAGACGAAGATCATGTAGCATGGCTGGTTACTGTGGGCTATGGTTGGTCGCATGA